From one Micromonospora siamensis genomic stretch:
- a CDS encoding sugar ABC transporter substrate-binding protein, with amino-acid sequence MAPRHLTRAAVAGLATLALLGSAACGSGFDDDSSGTAQQSSGPANLQILIGSSGDAETKAVQDAAAKWASGSGNQATVTPAQDLTQQLGQALAGGNPPDVFYVDAARFADYASVGALEPYGDKVSNPDDFYESLRTAFTYEGKLYCAPKDFSTLALEINTDLWTKAGLTDADVPTTWDQLTATSQKIKAKGLVPLALGDTRDRIGAFMVQNGGWLISDDGKQPTADSPENVQALTYVKKLLTDGYARYPKQLDAGWSGEAFGKGKAVMTIEGNWIKGALQNDFPNVKYKVVELPAGPKGKGTLSFTQCWGIAAKSKFKDQAIKFVEAMTAGDQQMAFAKAFGVMPSRQSVRDQYTSQFPADKPFIDGAEYAQGPVNAPKMDSVLADLDTGLQKLSSTDPKSILGSFDKNAKAALGG; translated from the coding sequence ATGGCACCTCGACACCTCACCCGGGCGGCGGTGGCCGGCCTGGCCACCCTCGCGCTGCTCGGCTCCGCGGCCTGCGGCAGCGGCTTCGACGACGACTCGTCCGGCACTGCCCAGCAGTCCAGCGGGCCGGCCAACCTCCAGATCCTGATCGGCTCCTCCGGCGACGCCGAGACCAAGGCGGTGCAGGACGCGGCGGCCAAGTGGGCGTCCGGCTCCGGCAACCAGGCCACCGTCACCCCCGCCCAGGACCTCACCCAGCAGCTCGGCCAGGCCCTCGCCGGCGGCAACCCGCCGGACGTGTTCTACGTCGACGCCGCCCGGTTCGCCGACTACGCCAGCGTCGGGGCGCTGGAGCCCTACGGCGACAAGGTCAGCAACCCGGACGACTTCTACGAGAGCCTGCGCACCGCCTTCACCTACGAGGGCAAGCTCTACTGCGCGCCGAAGGACTTCTCCACCCTCGCCCTCGAGATCAACACCGATCTGTGGACGAAGGCCGGGCTGACCGACGCCGACGTGCCGACCACCTGGGACCAGCTCACCGCCACCAGCCAGAAGATCAAGGCCAAGGGCCTGGTGCCGCTCGCCCTCGGTGACACCCGGGACCGGATCGGCGCCTTCATGGTGCAGAACGGCGGTTGGCTGATCAGCGACGACGGCAAGCAGCCCACCGCCGACAGCCCGGAGAACGTCCAGGCCCTCACGTACGTCAAGAAGCTGCTCACCGACGGCTACGCCCGCTACCCCAAGCAGCTCGACGCCGGCTGGTCCGGTGAGGCGTTCGGCAAGGGCAAGGCCGTGATGACCATCGAGGGCAACTGGATCAAGGGCGCCCTGCAGAACGACTTCCCCAACGTGAAGTACAAGGTCGTCGAGCTGCCCGCCGGTCCGAAGGGCAAGGGCACGCTCTCCTTCACCCAGTGCTGGGGGATCGCCGCCAAGAGCAAGTTCAAGGACCAGGCGATCAAGTTCGTCGAGGCGATGACCGCCGGTGACCAGCAGATGGCCTTCGCCAAGGCGTTCGGCGTGATGCCGTCCCGGCAGTCGGTTCGCGACCAGTACACCTCCCAGTTCCCGGCGGACAAGCCGTTCATCGACGGCGCCGAGTACGCACAGGGCCCGGTGAACGCCCCGAAGATGGACAGCGTGCTGGCCGACCTGGACACCGGCCTGCAGAAGCTGAGCAGCACCGACCCGAAGTCGATCCTCGGCAGCTTCGACAAGAACGCCAAGGCCGCGCTCGGCGGCTGA
- a CDS encoding carbohydrate ABC transporter permease — protein sequence MATDAMAAPTTATGRPRRRPGHGIRRNENVAGWLFVAPVILILGLFLLLPILMALWVSLTDWNGQGSPFTGKVPFVGADNYTRLFTEEGLARRDFMTSIRNNIYYVAIVVPVQTVLALGLALIVNNRMLKGKGFFRSAFYFPSVTSSVAISVVFLFLFANSGAVNQLLGFFGITGPQWFADSRGVLHVLLGAVGVDSPPTALTEGGPFGLSWWDWFSGPSVAMMTIISLVVWTTSGTFMLMYLAALQNVPEVLDEASALDGASRWQRFRYVTLPLLKPTTFLVLTLGLIGSWQVFDQVYVMSQGQPAKTTLTPAYLSYRTAFREFDYGSGAAISFVLFLIIIVLTLVQRRVMADRDGAPAGRRWWRRRGSEGASS from the coding sequence ATGGCAACCGACGCAATGGCAGCGCCGACCACCGCGACAGGTCGTCCGCGGCGCCGCCCCGGACACGGCATCCGCCGCAACGAGAACGTCGCCGGCTGGCTCTTCGTGGCCCCGGTGATCCTGATCCTCGGGCTGTTCCTGCTGCTGCCGATCCTGATGGCGCTCTGGGTGAGCCTCACCGACTGGAACGGCCAGGGCAGCCCCTTCACCGGCAAGGTGCCGTTCGTCGGCGCCGACAACTACACCCGGCTGTTCACCGAGGAGGGGCTGGCCCGCCGGGACTTCATGACCAGCATCCGGAACAACATCTACTACGTGGCGATCGTGGTGCCGGTGCAGACCGTGCTGGCGCTCGGCCTCGCGCTGATCGTCAACAACCGGATGTTGAAGGGCAAGGGCTTCTTCCGCAGCGCCTTCTACTTCCCGTCGGTCACCAGCTCGGTGGCGATCAGCGTGGTCTTCCTCTTCCTGTTCGCGAACTCCGGCGCGGTCAACCAGCTGCTCGGCTTCTTCGGCATCACCGGGCCGCAGTGGTTCGCCGACTCCCGCGGCGTCCTGCACGTGCTGCTCGGCGCGGTGGGGGTGGACAGCCCGCCGACCGCGCTCACCGAGGGCGGTCCGTTCGGGCTGAGCTGGTGGGACTGGTTCTCCGGGCCGAGCGTGGCGATGATGACGATCATCTCGCTGGTGGTCTGGACGACCTCCGGCACCTTCATGCTGATGTACCTCGCCGCGCTGCAGAACGTCCCCGAGGTGCTGGACGAGGCGAGCGCCCTGGACGGCGCGTCCCGCTGGCAGCGGTTCCGCTACGTCACCCTTCCGCTGCTCAAGCCGACCACCTTCCTGGTGCTAACCCTCGGGCTGATCGGCTCCTGGCAGGTGTTCGACCAGGTGTACGTGATGAGCCAGGGCCAGCCGGCCAAGACCACGCTCACCCCGGCCTACCTGTCGTACCGGACCGCGTTCCGGGAGTTCGACTACGGCTCCGGGGCGGCCATCTCGTTCGTGCTGTTCCTCATCATCATCGTCCTCACGCTGGTGCAGCGGCGGGTGATGGCCGACCGGGACGGTGCACCGGCCGGACGCCGCTGGTGGCGTCGACGCGGATCGGAGGGAGCCTCGTCATGA
- a CDS encoding carbohydrate ABC transporter permease gives MTALTDRPPVAAPGRRDGRGARTLVNRFLGYAVLVFFGLVFLYPFVIQLGNALKTEPDAAANPLSPFPDPLTTAGFERIFAGTNFPLWLGNSLLVTVLVTLGRVFFDSLAGYALARLRFRGRAGLFAAVIAVMAVPGVVLLIPKFLVLNQLGIYNSYAGLIVPLLADAAGVFIMKQFFESIPVSVEEAARIDGAGVFRTFWSVVLPMARPALITLTILSFQGSWNEFPHSLVAVQDPGLFTLPRGLADLVSGSLGSGTQYPLKLGAALLATIPVALLFVIFQRYFVRGANEGADKG, from the coding sequence ATGACCGCGCTCACCGACCGCCCGCCGGTGGCGGCGCCCGGGCGCCGCGACGGTCGCGGCGCCCGCACCCTGGTCAACCGCTTCCTCGGGTACGCCGTCCTGGTCTTCTTCGGGCTGGTGTTCCTCTACCCCTTCGTGATCCAGCTCGGCAACGCGCTCAAGACCGAGCCGGACGCGGCGGCCAACCCGCTGTCACCGTTCCCCGACCCGCTCACCACGGCCGGCTTCGAGCGGATCTTCGCGGGCACCAACTTCCCGCTCTGGCTCGGCAATTCGCTGCTGGTCACGGTGCTGGTCACGCTGGGCCGGGTGTTCTTCGACTCGCTCGCCGGCTACGCCCTCGCCCGGCTGCGGTTCAGGGGTCGCGCCGGGCTGTTCGCCGCGGTCATCGCGGTGATGGCCGTGCCCGGCGTGGTGCTGCTGATCCCGAAGTTCCTGGTGCTCAACCAGCTCGGCATCTACAACAGCTACGCCGGGCTGATCGTGCCGCTGCTCGCCGACGCGGCCGGGGTCTTCATCATGAAGCAGTTCTTCGAGTCGATCCCGGTGAGCGTGGAGGAGGCGGCCCGGATCGACGGCGCCGGCGTGTTCCGTACCTTCTGGTCGGTGGTGCTGCCGATGGCCCGGCCGGCACTGATCACCCTGACCATCCTGTCGTTCCAGGGCTCCTGGAACGAGTTTCCGCACAGCCTGGTGGCGGTGCAGGACCCAGGACTGTTCACCCTGCCGCGCGGGCTGGCCGACCTGGTCAGCGGCTCGCTCGGCTCGGGCACCCAGTATCCGTTGAAGCTCGGCGCCGCGCTGCTGGCCACCATCCCGGTCGCGCTGCTCTTCGTGATCTTCCAGCGGTACTTCGTCCGGGGCGCCAACGAGGGCGCCGACAAGGGCTGA
- a CDS encoding GNAT family N-acetyltransferase has protein sequence MATGYVRPARPGDAGEIARIQLATWRVAYRRILPRHVLDNLDEQWLARRWSAAVQEPPSDAHRVLVAVEQAEQSYLVGFAASGPVDAEALAPGEPADALSDGVAAVTDLLVEPRWGRRGHGSRLLAAMVEHWRTDGFTRAVAWTFDGDEATRKFLTATGWEPDGAGRALDVEDMLVPQLRLHVAVPTEPVAQG, from the coding sequence ATGGCTACGGGGTACGTCCGCCCGGCGCGTCCCGGGGACGCCGGCGAGATCGCACGAATCCAGCTCGCGACCTGGCGGGTCGCCTATCGCCGGATCCTGCCCCGGCACGTGCTCGACAACCTGGACGAGCAGTGGCTCGCCCGGCGGTGGAGCGCCGCGGTGCAGGAGCCGCCCTCGGACGCCCACCGGGTGCTGGTCGCCGTCGAGCAGGCCGAGCAATCCTATCTGGTGGGGTTCGCGGCATCAGGTCCGGTCGACGCGGAGGCCCTCGCGCCGGGCGAGCCGGCCGACGCGCTGTCCGACGGGGTGGCCGCCGTGACCGACCTGCTGGTCGAGCCGCGCTGGGGCCGGCGCGGGCACGGCAGCCGGCTGCTCGCAGCCATGGTGGAGCACTGGCGTACCGACGGTTTCACCCGAGCGGTGGCCTGGACCTTCGACGGCGACGAGGCGACGCGGAAGTTCCTCACCGCCACCGGCTGGGAGCCGGACGGCGCGGGCCGGGCGCTGGACGTCGAGGACATGCTGGTTCCCCAGTTGCGCCTGCACGTCGCGGTCCCCACCGAGCCCGTCGCCCAGGGCTGA
- a CDS encoding glycosyltransferase family 87 protein: MSQGAARTARQVAVVAVLAAAVAGFLAFAAVRHGFFDLKVYYGALNFWVHDGGEIYDYLKPGTQYGFTYPPFAALVMLPMAYLPWPAAITVSVAATVVVSAVLIGWLIDPIVRRQGWNRWFVLAVALCLAAAFEPMRETVNFGQVNMLLLFLVGVDLLRLLPRGNRWAGVGIGLATAIKLTPGIFIVYLLVTRRWRAAATAVGTAAAASLLAGALFPNASREFWTTALWNTDRVGELAFVSNQSLRGVVARLDPERPSTLLWLALVLVALAVWAWRARAAAAAGDETAGLALTGVVMCLVSPVTWVHHLVWLIPALILLVDDATAAPARSRRRRALLAFAGIAYALLCSRIVWLWEKDFSGVDGFLGSNVYVWISIALLVLLPTSSRPAYRSSTSSTGGRPPASGTG, encoded by the coding sequence GTGTCGCAGGGGGCCGCACGGACGGCACGGCAGGTCGCCGTGGTCGCCGTGCTCGCCGCGGCGGTGGCCGGTTTCCTCGCCTTCGCCGCCGTACGCCACGGCTTCTTCGACCTGAAGGTCTACTACGGCGCGCTGAACTTCTGGGTGCACGACGGCGGCGAGATCTACGACTACCTCAAGCCCGGCACCCAGTACGGCTTCACCTACCCGCCCTTCGCGGCCCTGGTGATGCTCCCGATGGCCTACCTGCCCTGGCCGGCGGCGATCACGGTGAGCGTGGCCGCCACCGTGGTGGTCAGCGCGGTGCTGATCGGTTGGCTGATCGACCCGATCGTCCGGCGGCAGGGCTGGAACCGCTGGTTCGTGCTGGCGGTGGCGCTCTGCCTGGCCGCCGCGTTCGAGCCGATGCGCGAGACGGTCAACTTCGGCCAGGTCAACATGCTGCTGCTCTTCCTGGTCGGGGTGGACCTGCTGCGGCTGCTGCCGCGCGGCAACCGGTGGGCCGGGGTGGGGATCGGGCTGGCCACCGCGATCAAGCTGACCCCGGGCATCTTCATCGTCTACCTGCTGGTGACCCGCCGCTGGCGGGCCGCGGCCACCGCCGTCGGCACCGCCGCCGCGGCCAGCCTGCTGGCCGGCGCGCTCTTCCCGAACGCCTCCCGGGAGTTCTGGACCACCGCCCTGTGGAACACCGACCGGGTGGGCGAGCTGGCGTTCGTCTCCAACCAGTCGCTGCGCGGGGTGGTGGCCCGGCTCGACCCGGAACGCCCCAGCACGCTGCTCTGGCTGGCGCTGGTGCTCGTCGCGCTGGCGGTCTGGGCGTGGCGGGCCCGGGCCGCCGCCGCGGCCGGCGACGAGACCGCCGGCCTGGCGCTGACCGGCGTGGTGATGTGCCTGGTCAGCCCGGTCACCTGGGTGCACCACCTGGTCTGGCTGATCCCGGCGCTGATCCTGCTGGTGGACGACGCCACGGCGGCGCCGGCCCGCAGCCGCCGGCGCCGCGCCCTGCTTGCCTTCGCCGGCATCGCGTACGCGCTGCTGTGCAGCCGGATCGTCTGGCTGTGGGAGAAGGACTTCAGCGGGGTCGACGGGTTCCTGGGCAGCAACGTCTACGTCTGGATCAGCATCGCCCTGCTGGTGCTGCTGCCGACGTCGAGCCGGCCGGCGTACCGCAGTTCCACCAGCTCGACCGGGGGCCGGCCGCCGGCCAGCGGCACCGGATAG
- a CDS encoding GNAT family N-acetyltransferase: MFTIRREEPEDAEAIARVHIHGWQAGYAELMPAEVLRRLNPVAWASRRRDLGTADPEHPFTTLLACVDEAVVGFTTFGPYRNDQDRDDLDPTLGEVVGLYVEPAYWGAGPARELLAAARAGLAGRGWTEYRAWVLAGNHRGRRFAERAGLLPDGALSTYPVPLAGGRPPVELVELRYAGRLDVGSSTSRAMLIQT; encoded by the coding sequence ATGTTCACCATCCGCCGCGAAGAGCCCGAGGACGCGGAGGCGATCGCCCGCGTGCACATCCACGGTTGGCAGGCCGGGTACGCGGAGCTCATGCCCGCCGAGGTGCTGCGCCGGCTCAATCCGGTGGCCTGGGCGTCCCGGCGGCGGGACCTCGGCACCGCCGACCCGGAGCACCCGTTCACCACGCTGCTCGCCTGCGTCGACGAGGCGGTGGTCGGCTTCACCACGTTCGGGCCGTACCGCAACGACCAGGACCGTGACGACCTGGACCCGACCCTCGGCGAGGTCGTCGGCCTCTACGTCGAGCCGGCGTACTGGGGGGCCGGGCCGGCGCGGGAGCTGCTGGCCGCCGCCCGGGCGGGGCTGGCCGGGCGCGGCTGGACCGAGTACCGGGCCTGGGTGCTGGCGGGCAACCACCGGGGGCGCCGGTTCGCCGAGCGCGCCGGCCTGCTCCCCGACGGCGCGCTCTCGACCTATCCGGTGCCGCTGGCCGGCGGCCGGCCCCCGGTCGAGCTGGTGGAACTGCGGTACGCCGGCCGGCTCGACGTCGGCAGCAGCACCAGCAGGGCGATGCTGATCCAGACGTAG
- a CDS encoding winged helix-turn-helix domain-containing protein, whose translation MAAPESLSLAQARRVALAAQGFTDPAPTGVPTRRHLRRVLDRVGLIQMDSVNVLQRAHYLPLYSRLGPYPTTLLDSAAYRRPRELFEYWGHEASLVPVALQPVLRWRMAKARDEAWGRMRQIAREQPELVTWVRDEVAARGPLTAAEIEHDAPRETGHWGWNWSTVKRALEFLFWAGEVTAADRTPSFARRYDLPERVLPAAVLDAPTPIDADAWRTLVSVAARSLGVAAEPELRDYFRLPLHGARRAVAELVEAGELTPVTVPGWRQPAYLHADARLPRWVRGNTLVSPFDPLVWERGRTERLFGFSYRIEIYVPAPQRVHGYYVLPFLQGERFTARVDLKADRKAGVLLVPAAWAEPGVDVGETALALAAELYRLAGWLGLSAVAPPVAGDLAVPLAAALAGVAGVR comes from the coding sequence ATGGCCGCACCGGAATCGCTCTCGCTCGCCCAGGCCCGCCGGGTGGCGCTGGCCGCCCAGGGCTTCACCGACCCCGCGCCCACCGGGGTGCCCACGCGCCGCCACCTGCGCCGGGTGCTGGACCGGGTCGGGCTGATCCAGATGGACTCGGTCAACGTCCTGCAACGGGCGCACTACCTGCCGCTCTACAGCCGGCTCGGGCCCTACCCGACCACCCTGCTGGACAGCGCCGCCTACCGGCGCCCCCGGGAGCTCTTCGAGTACTGGGGCCACGAGGCGTCGCTGGTCCCGGTCGCGCTGCAGCCGGTGCTGCGCTGGCGGATGGCCAAGGCCCGCGACGAGGCGTGGGGCCGGATGCGGCAGATCGCCCGGGAGCAGCCCGAGCTGGTCACCTGGGTACGCGACGAGGTCGCCGCCCGCGGCCCGCTGACCGCCGCCGAGATCGAGCACGACGCGCCCCGGGAGACCGGCCACTGGGGGTGGAACTGGTCGACCGTCAAGCGGGCGCTGGAGTTCCTGTTCTGGGCCGGTGAGGTGACCGCCGCCGACCGCACCCCCTCCTTCGCCCGCCGCTACGACCTGCCCGAGCGGGTGCTGCCGGCCGCCGTGCTGGACGCGCCCACCCCGATCGACGCCGACGCGTGGCGCACCCTGGTCTCGGTCGCCGCCCGGTCGCTCGGGGTGGCCGCCGAGCCGGAGCTGCGCGACTACTTCCGGCTGCCGCTGCACGGCGCGCGGCGGGCCGTGGCCGAGCTGGTCGAGGCCGGCGAGCTGACCCCGGTCACCGTGCCGGGCTGGCGGCAGCCGGCCTACCTGCACGCCGACGCCCGACTGCCCCGCTGGGTGCGCGGCAACACCCTGGTCAGCCCGTTCGACCCGCTGGTGTGGGAGCGGGGGCGCACCGAGCGCCTCTTCGGCTTCTCCTACCGGATCGAGATCTACGTGCCGGCCCCGCAGCGGGTGCACGGCTACTACGTGCTGCCCTTCCTTCAGGGCGAGCGGTTCACCGCCCGGGTCGACCTGAAGGCCGACCGGAAGGCCGGGGTGCTGCTGGTGCCGGCCGCCTGGGCCGAGCCGGGCGTGGACGTGGGGGAGACCGCGCTGGCGCTCGCCGCCGAGCTGTACCGGCTCGCCGGCTGGCTGGGCCTTTCCGCGGTCGCCCCGCCCGTCGCCGGCGACCTGGCTGTTCCGTTGGCCGCCGCGCTGGCCGGCGTGGCGGGTGTACGGTGA
- a CDS encoding DUF2752 domain-containing protein codes for MTSVDRQAEQAPPAATDGQPPVGPAAWPHPPYPYPAPQPDRFSRFVLRVHDRSPRWALPLAALGCVGMGMAYALLSDPTRSDPDAAPSCLLKLTTGLDCPGCGGTRALWYVLHGDLPAAARHHFLFVFALPFLAYLFVSWAGNRAFGWRLPELRLSSRVLAGFLVAWLVFSVARNLPWAPFTALYV; via the coding sequence GTGACCAGCGTCGACCGGCAGGCCGAGCAGGCCCCACCCGCCGCCACGGACGGTCAGCCCCCGGTGGGCCCGGCCGCCTGGCCGCACCCGCCGTACCCGTACCCCGCCCCGCAGCCGGACCGGTTCAGCCGCTTCGTGCTCCGGGTGCACGACCGGTCGCCGCGCTGGGCGCTGCCGCTGGCCGCGCTCGGCTGCGTCGGCATGGGCATGGCGTACGCGCTGCTCAGCGACCCCACCCGCAGCGATCCGGACGCCGCCCCGAGCTGCCTGCTCAAGCTCACCACCGGCCTGGACTGTCCGGGCTGCGGCGGCACCCGCGCGCTGTGGTACGTGCTGCACGGCGACCTGCCCGCCGCCGCCCGGCACCATTTCCTCTTCGTCTTCGCCCTGCCGTTCCTGGCCTACCTCTTCGTCAGCTGGGCCGGCAACCGGGCGTTCGGCTGGCGCCTGCCGGAGCTGCGCCTCAGCTCCCGGGTGCTGGCCGGCTTCCTGGTCGCCTGGCTGGTCTTCTCGGTGGCCCGCAACCTGCCCTGGGCCCCGTTCACCGCCCTCTACGTCTGA
- the thyX gene encoding FAD-dependent thymidylate synthase: MVQPQVKLIAWTQFQAPDEVPWSTDADGGQALAEFAGRACYQSWKKPNPVTATNAGYLAHILEVGHLSVLEHGSVSFYFTGVSRSFTHELIRHRHFSYSQLSQRYVPERDAAMVEPAVIADDPELHKKFVEASEAAVRAYTELLEGLEARFTDEPNPTLRRKQARQAARAVLPNATETRIVVTGNYRAWRHFIKMRATEHADVEIRELAVECLRQLKGVAPNVFADFAIATLPDGTEVAASPHAE, encoded by the coding sequence ATGGTGCAGCCCCAGGTCAAGCTGATCGCGTGGACGCAGTTCCAGGCCCCCGACGAGGTGCCCTGGTCGACCGACGCCGACGGTGGCCAGGCGCTGGCCGAGTTCGCCGGCCGGGCCTGCTACCAGTCGTGGAAGAAGCCGAACCCGGTGACCGCGACGAACGCCGGCTACCTGGCGCACATCCTGGAGGTCGGGCACCTGTCCGTGCTGGAGCACGGCTCGGTGAGCTTCTACTTCACCGGGGTCTCCCGCTCCTTCACCCACGAGCTGATCCGGCACCGGCACTTCTCGTACTCCCAGCTCTCCCAGCGCTACGTCCCGGAGCGGGACGCGGCGATGGTCGAGCCCGCGGTGATCGCCGACGACCCGGAGCTGCACAAGAAGTTCGTCGAGGCGTCCGAGGCGGCCGTGCGGGCGTACACCGAGCTGCTGGAGGGCCTGGAGGCCCGGTTCACCGACGAGCCCAACCCGACGCTGCGCCGCAAGCAGGCCCGGCAGGCGGCCCGGGCGGTGCTGCCCAACGCCACCGAGACCCGGATCGTGGTGACCGGCAACTACCGGGCCTGGCGGCACTTCATCAAGATGCGCGCCACCGAGCACGCCGACGTGGAGATCCGCGAGCTGGCGGTGGAGTGCCTGCGGCAGCTCAAGGGTGTCGCGCCGAACGTCTTCGCCGACTTCGCGATCGCCACGCTGCCCGACGGCACCGAGGTGGCGGCCAGCCCGCACGCCGAGTGA
- the dapA gene encoding 4-hydroxy-tetrahydrodipicolinate synthase: MTHDHPAAPDRAAARPFGRVLTAMATPFTADGSLDLDGAARLAAHLVDEQGNDALVVNGTTGESPTTSDAEKEALIRAVVEAVGDRAQVVAGVGTNNTPHTIELAATAEKAGADGLLVVTPYYNKPPQAGLLRHFTAVADATALPVMLYDIPGRAGVAIATDTLVRLAEHDRIVALKDAKGDQTATAWVTARSDLAVYSGEDSLTLPLLAVGAVGVVGTSTHFTGALTKRMIEAYEAGDAAGALALHRRLLPLYTGIFRTQGIILVKAGLAAHGLPAGPVRPPLVDATDDELAQLRADCAAAGLALPE; this comes from the coding sequence ATGACGCACGACCACCCTGCCGCCCCGGACCGGGCCGCGGCGCGCCCGTTCGGCCGAGTGCTCACGGCCATGGCGACCCCGTTCACGGCCGACGGCTCGCTCGACCTCGACGGCGCGGCCCGACTGGCCGCCCACCTCGTCGACGAGCAGGGCAACGACGCGCTGGTGGTCAACGGCACCACCGGCGAGTCGCCCACCACCAGTGACGCGGAGAAGGAAGCCCTGATCCGGGCCGTGGTGGAGGCGGTCGGGGACCGCGCCCAAGTGGTCGCCGGCGTCGGCACCAACAACACCCCGCACACCATCGAGCTGGCCGCGACCGCCGAGAAGGCCGGCGCGGACGGCCTGCTGGTGGTCACGCCGTACTACAACAAGCCGCCGCAGGCCGGCCTGCTGCGGCACTTCACGGCGGTCGCCGACGCCACCGCCCTGCCGGTGATGCTCTACGACATCCCCGGCCGGGCCGGAGTGGCGATCGCCACCGACACCCTGGTGCGCCTCGCCGAGCACGACCGGATCGTCGCGCTGAAGGACGCCAAGGGCGACCAGACCGCCACCGCGTGGGTGACCGCCCGCAGCGACCTGGCGGTCTACAGCGGCGAGGACTCGCTGACCCTGCCGCTGCTGGCGGTCGGCGCGGTCGGCGTGGTGGGCACCTCGACCCACTTCACCGGCGCGCTCACCAAGCGGATGATCGAGGCGTACGAGGCCGGCGACGCCGCCGGGGCGCTCGCCCTGCACCGGCGGCTGCTGCCGCTCTACACCGGCATCTTCCGTACCCAGGGGATCATCCTGGTGAAGGCGGGACTGGCGGCCCACGGGTTGCCGGCCGGCCCGGTGCGTCCGCCGCTGGTGGACGCCACCGACGACGAACTGGCCCAGCTGCGCGCCGACTGCGCGGCGGCGGGCCTGGCACTTCCTGAATGA